One Streptomyces sp. CNQ-509 DNA window includes the following coding sequences:
- a CDS encoding TIGR03089 family protein, which translates to MNPTAATPAALLDAALAADPARPLVTYYDDTTGERVELSVATFANWVAKTANLLQGDLAAEPGDRLALLLPAHWQTAVWLLACAATGVTAVPADPDPAAADLVVSGPGALEQARACTGERVALSLRPLGARFPQPPDGFLDYAVEVPGQGDRFQPYAPADPDAPALEAPGARFTAAELVARARADAQSRALAPGSRTLSTLGYDTWEGLSAGLYAPLAAGAGVVLCPYLDRLTLEQQEKRRADERIS; encoded by the coding sequence ATGAACCCCACCGCCGCCACCCCCGCCGCCCTGCTCGACGCCGCCCTCGCCGCCGACCCGGCCCGCCCGCTGGTCACGTACTACGACGACACCACCGGCGAGCGCGTCGAACTGTCCGTCGCCACCTTCGCCAACTGGGTGGCCAAGACCGCGAACCTCCTCCAGGGAGACCTCGCCGCCGAGCCCGGCGACCGGCTCGCGCTGCTCCTGCCCGCCCACTGGCAGACCGCCGTCTGGCTGCTGGCCTGCGCCGCGACCGGCGTCACCGCGGTGCCCGCCGACCCGGACCCGGCCGCCGCCGACCTCGTCGTCTCCGGCCCCGGCGCGCTGGAGCAGGCCCGTGCCTGCACCGGCGAGCGGGTCGCCCTCAGCCTGCGCCCGCTCGGCGCCCGCTTCCCGCAGCCGCCGGACGGCTTCCTCGACTACGCCGTGGAGGTGCCGGGGCAGGGCGACCGCTTCCAGCCGTACGCCCCCGCCGACCCGGACGCGCCTGCGCTCGAAGCGCCCGGCGCCCGGTTCACCGCCGCCGAGCTGGTCGCCCGCGCCCGCGCCGACGCGCAGTCGCGCGCGCTCGCGCCGGGCTCCCGCACGCTCTCGACACTGGGGTACGACACGTGGGAAGGGCTCTCCGCGGGCCTCTACGCCCCCCTGGCCGCCGGCGCGGGGGTCGTGCTCTGCCCGTACCTGGACCGGCTCACCCTCGAACAGCAGGAGAAGCGGAGGGCCGACGAGCGCATCTCGTGA
- a CDS encoding LCP family protein — protein sequence MGADETGPREGASPYQADPPPPRRPRPRSRRRVLARRVGLGLAVFLLALSGVGWYFYQRFDSNITVDSATARELKRYEAERPAPAAGGATNILVLGSDSRAGSERYGHDTGVERSDTAVLLHLAGDRDGVTAVSIPRDLMVKIPDCRRPGGGTSGKQVNQFNFSFAYGGAACTIRVVEKLVGVRVDHHVIADFQGFKEVVDAVDGVEVCLPAAMHDRSAKLRLPKGRQVLDGEQALGYVRARKSLDGGGDTQRMSRQQEFMASLVNKVQSNGVLFNPLRLAPLLDAVTSALTANEELSSLTELYDLVRVVRDVPQERVHFMTVPRRPYRLDSNRDELAQPAARELFGALRTDSVVRFVSEGRKAKQKRDSGAPPVYKGTTPVDDICR from the coding sequence ATGGGCGCAGACGAGACCGGCCCGCGGGAGGGCGCATCCCCGTACCAGGCAGACCCCCCGCCGCCCCGCCGCCCCCGTCCGCGCAGCCGCCGCCGCGTCCTCGCCCGCCGCGTCGGCCTCGGCCTGGCCGTCTTCCTCCTCGCCCTCTCCGGCGTCGGCTGGTACTTCTACCAGCGCTTCGACAGCAACATCACCGTCGACTCCGCCACCGCACGCGAGCTGAAGCGCTACGAGGCGGAGCGCCCCGCGCCCGCCGCCGGCGGGGCCACCAACATCCTCGTCCTCGGCTCCGACTCCCGCGCGGGCAGTGAGCGCTACGGCCACGACACGGGCGTCGAGCGCTCCGACACCGCCGTGCTCCTGCACCTCGCCGGGGACCGCGACGGCGTCACCGCTGTGAGCATCCCCCGCGACCTGATGGTGAAGATCCCCGACTGCCGCCGTCCCGGCGGCGGGACGAGCGGCAAGCAGGTCAACCAGTTCAACTTCAGCTTCGCCTACGGCGGTGCCGCCTGCACGATCCGCGTGGTGGAGAAGCTCGTCGGCGTGCGCGTCGACCACCACGTCATCGCCGACTTCCAGGGCTTCAAGGAGGTCGTGGACGCCGTGGACGGCGTCGAGGTGTGCCTGCCGGCGGCGATGCATGACAGATCGGCCAAGCTTCGGCTGCCCAAGGGCCGCCAGGTGCTCGACGGAGAGCAGGCGCTCGGCTACGTACGGGCACGCAAGTCCCTCGACGGCGGCGGCGACACCCAACGCATGTCGCGGCAGCAGGAATTCATGGCCTCGCTCGTCAACAAGGTGCAGAGCAACGGCGTGCTCTTCAACCCGCTGCGCCTCGCCCCGCTGCTGGACGCGGTGACCTCCGCGCTCACCGCCAACGAGGAACTGTCGTCGCTCACCGAGCTGTACGACCTCGTACGCGTCGTCCGTGACGTGCCCCAAGAGCGCGTGCACTTCATGACCGTGCCGCGCCGCCCGTACCGCCTGGACTCCAACCGCGACGAACTGGCGCAGCCGGCGGCGCGAGAATTGTTCGGCGCACTGCGAACCGACAGCGTGGTGCGCTTCGTCTCCGAGGGCAGGAAAGCCAAGCAGAAACGGGACTCCGGCGCGCCGCCCGTATACAAGGGGACAACCCCTGTGGATGACATCTGCCGATAG
- a CDS encoding DNA-3-methyladenine glycosylase: MSAAPDHRARTRTWAPPGPYDLWRTLGVLRRGPGDPAFRVADGAVWRASRTPAGPGTLRVAPAGGAVAAEAWGPGAEWLLDGLPALLGAEDDPEPFTPRHRVVHEARRRHPGLRLIRTGVVLESLIPSVLEQKVTTDEAYRSWRLLLHRYGTEAPGPAGTELRMRVMPDARGWAMIPSWEWHRAGVDGKRAATIVRAVRRARALQAAADMDLEAATRRLTALTGIGPWTAAETLQRVIGAADAVTVGDLHLPRIVGYTLAGERNADDERMLELLAPYEAGGQRHRATRYICLLGRMPPRRKPKAAIPDIARL, from the coding sequence GTGTCCGCCGCCCCCGACCACCGCGCCCGTACCCGGACCTGGGCACCCCCGGGCCCGTACGACCTGTGGCGCACTCTGGGCGTGCTGCGGCGGGGGCCCGGCGATCCGGCGTTCCGCGTCGCGGACGGCGCGGTCTGGCGGGCGAGCCGCACCCCCGCGGGCCCCGGCACGCTGCGCGTCGCCCCGGCGGGCGGGGCGGTGGCCGCCGAGGCGTGGGGCCCGGGCGCGGAGTGGCTGCTGGACGGCCTCCCGGCGCTGCTGGGCGCCGAGGACGACCCGGAGCCGTTCACGCCGCGCCACCGCGTCGTCCATGAGGCCCGCCGCCGCCACCCGGGCCTGCGCCTGATCCGCACCGGCGTGGTGCTGGAGTCGCTGATCCCGTCGGTGCTGGAGCAGAAGGTCACCACGGACGAGGCGTACCGCTCCTGGCGCCTGCTGCTGCACCGCTACGGCACCGAGGCCCCGGGCCCGGCCGGGACGGAGCTGCGGATGCGGGTGATGCCGGACGCGCGCGGCTGGGCGATGATCCCGTCCTGGGAGTGGCACCGCGCGGGCGTCGACGGCAAGCGCGCGGCGACGATCGTACGAGCCGTCCGCCGCGCCCGCGCCCTCCAGGCGGCGGCGGACATGGACCTCGAAGCCGCCACCCGCCGCCTCACCGCCCTCACGGGCATCGGCCCGTGGACGGCGGCGGAAACCCTCCAGCGCGTCATCGGCGCCGCCGACGCGGTCACCGTCGGGGACCTGCACCTGCCCCGCATCGTGGGCTACACCCTGGCCGGCGAGCGCAACGCGGACGACGAGCGCATGCTCGAACTGCTCGCGCCGTACGAAGCCGGGGGCCAGCGCCACCGCGCCACGCGCTACATCTGCCTCCTGGGCCGCATGCCCCCGCGCCGCAAACCGAAGGCCGCCATCCCGGACATAGCCCGCCTCTGA
- a CDS encoding LCP family protein, with protein MARQHLDGTGSGTDEPGTPRAREPEAPYAGDTSTAAHAAYVDAAFAPGAQGTPGAPGALGGRPGGPDGRDPLADPVTSPATGPAADPATGPGGPDDPDGPEDPAGAPSHAAPRRRMRRGRKVLLGAVIMLFAGVLMVAGGLWWAYEHYTGRVDRIPNAFPTNVPEKHRPAPSKGGETYLLIGVDARSDLPLTGDGAGEHTWKPGAQRSDTMMLVHLPEGRDGGYVVSLPRDSWVNIPGRGDAKLNAAFSYGGPPLLIDTVQRMTKVKIDHLAVIDWSGFKRLTDAVGGVDITIDETTPRRNGGGEWTAGTHHMDGKTALDYVRERHGLPRGDLDRTQRQQNFLRAVITETMSSDNFSNPLKVKRLLDAVTATVSVDDRFSDGAMRDLMWDMKGVRSGDLVFMNAPVAGLDMIEGQSVVLLDDKAGDPLWEAMRNDTMAQYVEKYPTDRLGGTAP; from the coding sequence GTGGCGAGGCAGCATCTGGACGGAACGGGCAGCGGAACCGACGAGCCCGGTACGCCGCGCGCCCGCGAACCGGAGGCGCCGTACGCCGGGGACACGTCGACGGCGGCGCACGCGGCCTACGTGGACGCGGCGTTCGCGCCGGGCGCGCAGGGGACACCGGGAGCCCCGGGCGCACTCGGGGGCAGGCCCGGGGGACCCGACGGCCGGGACCCGCTTGCCGACCCGGTGACCAGTCCGGCGACCGGCCCGGCTGCCGACCCGGCGACCGGCCCCGGCGGCCCGGACGACCCGGACGGCCCCGAAGACCCCGCCGGCGCCCCCTCGCACGCCGCGCCCCGCCGCCGGATGCGCCGCGGCCGCAAGGTGCTCCTCGGCGCCGTGATCATGCTCTTCGCCGGCGTGCTCATGGTCGCCGGCGGCCTCTGGTGGGCGTACGAGCACTACACCGGGCGCGTCGACCGCATCCCGAACGCCTTCCCGACGAACGTGCCGGAAAAGCACCGGCCCGCGCCGTCCAAGGGCGGTGAAACGTACCTTCTCATCGGCGTCGACGCCCGCTCCGACCTCCCGCTCACCGGCGACGGCGCCGGTGAGCACACCTGGAAGCCGGGCGCGCAGCGCAGCGACACGATGATGCTCGTCCACCTCCCCGAGGGCCGCGACGGCGGCTACGTCGTCTCGCTGCCCCGCGACTCCTGGGTGAACATCCCCGGCCGGGGCGACGCCAAGCTCAACGCGGCCTTCTCCTACGGCGGCCCCCCGCTGCTCATCGACACCGTGCAGCGCATGACGAAGGTCAAGATCGACCACCTCGCGGTGATCGACTGGAGCGGCTTCAAGCGGCTCACCGACGCCGTGGGCGGCGTGGACATCACCATCGACGAGACCACCCCGCGCCGCAACGGCGGCGGCGAGTGGACCGCCGGGACCCACCACATGGACGGCAAGACCGCCCTCGACTACGTACGCGAACGCCACGGCCTGCCCCGCGGCGACCTCGACCGCACCCAGCGGCAGCAGAACTTCCTCCGCGCCGTCATCACCGAGACGATGTCCTCGGACAACTTCTCCAACCCGCTCAAGGTCAAGCGCCTGCTGGACGCGGTGACCGCCACGGTCAGCGTCGACGACCGGTTCTCGGACGGCGCCATGCGCGACCTGATGTGGGACATGAAGGGGGTGCGCTCCGGCGACCTGGTGTTCATGAACGCCCCGGTCGCAGGGCTCGACATGATCGAGGGCCAGTCGGTGGTGCTCCTGGACGACAAGGCGGGCGACCCCCTGTGGGAGGCCATGCGGAACGACACCATGGCGCAGTACGTCGAGAAGTACCCGACCGACCGCCTGGGCGGCACGGCACCCTGA
- a CDS encoding peptidoglycan recognition protein, whose amino-acid sequence MYVFSSSVVAVSAAALLAPLTPLAAPPASAGALPRAAEAERAAGRTQSLPLAPLGSSSRGPGAGTMGLSKPDAGPFTMVGVVWKDPEAELDGRARVRARSAETGRWSGWQDLDPHAADAPDPGSGAEPGGEAGAGAGGGAAARRGGTAPLWVGESTGVEVRVVPARSRSADAAGAAGAAEAVGAAGLPRGLTAELIDPGGAGAGTGKARAAGTAAAGELAAQTKAASEADAVRLNPALPAAVGPFVGPRPEIVTRKGWGADESRRAKGYRYTKTVNIAFVHHSATGNDYRCTEAPGLVRGIYRYHTQSLNWADVGYNFLVDKCGRVYEGRAGGVTRAVMGAHTYGFNHNSMGIAVLGSYDSAVPSQAAVNAVSRLTAWKLGLFGKDPEGKQTKVSGGGKYARGTRVRMNVISGHRDGFATACPGVRLYDRLGATRASSASYQGRR is encoded by the coding sequence ATGTACGTATTTTCTTCTTCGGTCGTCGCGGTATCCGCCGCCGCGCTGCTCGCGCCGCTCACCCCGCTCGCGGCGCCGCCCGCTTCGGCGGGCGCGCTCCCCCGGGCGGCAGAGGCCGAGCGGGCCGCCGGCCGTACGCAGTCGCTGCCGCTCGCGCCGCTCGGCTCGTCCTCACGCGGGCCCGGGGCGGGCACGATGGGCCTCTCGAAACCGGACGCCGGGCCGTTCACGATGGTCGGCGTCGTCTGGAAGGACCCGGAGGCGGAGCTGGACGGGCGCGCGCGGGTACGGGCCAGGTCGGCGGAGACGGGCCGGTGGTCCGGCTGGCAGGACCTGGACCCCCACGCCGCGGACGCGCCCGACCCGGGGTCCGGCGCCGAGCCGGGCGGCGAGGCCGGTGCCGGGGCCGGTGGCGGCGCGGCGGCCCGGCGCGGGGGCACGGCGCCGCTGTGGGTGGGGGAGTCGACGGGGGTGGAGGTCCGCGTCGTACCCGCGCGCTCACGGTCGGCGGACGCGGCGGGGGCGGCGGGCGCTGCGGAGGCTGTGGGGGCGGCGGGGCTGCCGCGGGGGCTGACCGCCGAATTGATCGACCCGGGCGGGGCGGGGGCGGGAACGGGCAAGGCGCGAGCGGCCGGCACCGCGGCCGCGGGCGAACTCGCCGCGCAGACCAAGGCCGCGTCGGAAGCGGACGCCGTACGCCTCAACCCCGCCCTGCCCGCCGCGGTCGGCCCGTTCGTCGGCCCGCGGCCGGAGATCGTCACGCGCAAGGGGTGGGGCGCGGACGAGAGCAGGCGGGCGAAGGGGTACCGGTACACGAAGACCGTGAACATCGCCTTCGTCCACCACTCGGCGACGGGCAACGACTACCGCTGCACCGAGGCACCGGGTCTCGTCCGCGGCATATACCGCTACCACACCCAGAGCCTGAACTGGGCGGACGTCGGCTACAACTTCCTGGTCGACAAGTGCGGCCGCGTCTACGAGGGCCGGGCGGGCGGCGTCACGCGCGCGGTGATGGGGGCGCACACGTACGGCTTCAACCACAACAGCATGGGCATCGCCGTCCTCGGCAGCTACGACTCGGCGGTGCCGTCCCAGGCCGCGGTGAACGCGGTGTCGCGGCTGACGGCGTGGAAGCTGGGCCTGTTCGGCAAGGACCCGGAGGGCAAGCAGACGAAGGTGTCGGGCGGCGGCAAGTACGCCAGAGGGACGCGGGTCAGAATGAACGTCATCTCGGGGCACCGGGACGGCTTCGCGACGGCCTGCCCTGGGGTGCGGCTGTACGACAGGCTGGGCGCGACGAGGGCGAGTTCGGCGTCGTACCAGGGCCGCCGCTGA
- a CDS encoding acyl-CoA dehydrogenase family protein, whose translation MERALAGAPEFDLYRPAEEHDMLRDAVRSLAEAKIEPFAAEVDEEARFPQEALDALVTNDLHAVHVPEAYGGAGADALATVIVIEEIARVCASSSLIPAVNKLGSLPLMLSASEELKAKYLTPLARGEAMFSYCLSEPEAGSDAAGMKTRAVRDGDSYVLNGVKRWITNAGISEYYTVMAVTDPEKRSKGISAFVVEKSDEGVSFGAPEKKLGIKGSPTREVYLDNVCIPADRMIGAEGTGFATAMKTLDHTRITIAAQALGIAQGALDYAKGYVRERKQFGKPVADFQGVQFMLADMAMKIEAARQLTYAAAATSERGGADLTFQGAAAKCFASDTAMEVTTDAVQLLGGYGYTRDYPVERMMRDAKITQIYEGTNQVQRIVMARNLP comes from the coding sequence ATGGAGAGAGCCTTGGCAGGAGCGCCCGAATTCGACCTGTACCGCCCGGCCGAGGAGCACGACATGCTCCGCGACGCCGTACGCTCGCTCGCCGAGGCGAAGATCGAGCCCTTCGCGGCCGAGGTGGACGAGGAGGCGCGCTTCCCGCAGGAGGCGCTGGACGCGCTCGTCACCAACGACCTGCACGCGGTCCACGTCCCTGAGGCGTACGGCGGCGCGGGCGCGGACGCGCTGGCGACGGTCATCGTCATCGAGGAGATCGCCCGCGTCTGCGCCTCCTCCTCCCTGATCCCGGCCGTCAACAAGCTGGGTTCCCTGCCTCTGATGCTCTCCGCCTCGGAGGAGCTGAAGGCGAAGTACCTGACGCCGCTGGCACGCGGCGAGGCGATGTTCTCGTACTGCCTCTCCGAGCCCGAGGCCGGCTCCGACGCGGCCGGCATGAAGACCCGCGCCGTACGGGACGGCGACTCCTACGTCCTCAACGGCGTCAAGCGCTGGATCACCAACGCGGGCATCTCCGAGTACTACACGGTGATGGCCGTCACCGACCCGGAGAAGCGCTCCAAGGGCATCTCCGCCTTCGTCGTCGAGAAGTCCGACGAGGGCGTCTCCTTCGGCGCCCCGGAGAAGAAGCTCGGCATCAAGGGCTCCCCCACCCGCGAGGTCTACCTCGACAACGTCTGCATCCCCGCGGACCGCATGATCGGCGCCGAGGGCACGGGCTTCGCCACCGCCATGAAGACCCTCGACCACACCCGTATCACCATCGCCGCCCAGGCCCTCGGCATCGCCCAGGGCGCCCTGGACTACGCCAAGGGCTACGTCCGCGAACGCAAGCAGTTCGGCAAGCCGGTCGCGGACTTCCAGGGCGTCCAGTTCATGCTCGCCGACATGGCCATGAAGATCGAGGCCGCCCGGCAGCTCACCTACGCAGCCGCCGCCACGTCCGAACGCGGCGGCGCCGACCTCACCTTCCAGGGCGCCGCGGCCAAGTGCTTCGCCTCCGACACGGCGATGGAGGTGACCACGGACGCGGTCCAGCTCCTCGGCGGCTACGGCTACACGCGCGACTACCCGGTGGAGCGCATGATGCGCGACGCGAAGATCACGCAGATCTACGAGGGCACCAACCAGGTCCAGCGCATCGTCATGGCCCGCAACCTGCCCTGA